The following proteins come from a genomic window of Burkholderia stabilis:
- a CDS encoding YXWGXW repeat-containing protein gives MAVSIVQRRIVSLALFAAGLSAVVAPFAAHADEILVGTPVIAPQGRVIVAEPVAVRTEEVVIVAPNAPPPVRYEVVPTARVGYVWERGHWHWDHGRYVWIGGHWEAERVGMQWVPGHWDQRGPNWFWTRGHWA, from the coding sequence ATGGCTGTCTCTATTGTTCAACGTCGTATCGTTTCGCTCGCGCTGTTTGCCGCGGGCCTGTCAGCCGTCGTCGCGCCGTTTGCCGCACATGCGGACGAGATTCTCGTCGGTACGCCCGTGATCGCGCCGCAGGGCCGCGTGATCGTCGCCGAGCCGGTCGCCGTGCGTACCGAGGAAGTCGTCATCGTCGCGCCGAACGCGCCGCCGCCCGTGCGCTACGAGGTCGTGCCGACTGCGCGAGTGGGCTACGTGTGGGAGCGCGGCCACTGGCACTGGGACCATGGCCGCTACGTGTGGATCGGCGGTCACTGGGAAGCCGAGCGCGTCGGCATGCAATGGGTGCCGGGCCACTGGGACCAGCGCGGTCCGAACTGGTTCTGGACGCGTGGCCACTGGGCCTGA